From Achromobacter spanius, a single genomic window includes:
- the tssH gene encoding type VI secretion system ATPase TssH gives MISVDLSALLDRLHAVARHALEEAGSLCIRQHGAEVTVAHLLYQFLDQPKCDVRCILANSELDPDALREALASTFPKLDAGPGYAYPSFSPLLLELMQDAWLLSSVELTQTEIRTGTLLLAALSNPARYLPFPTIRLFESINRETLRKRFRELLADSSEAPVSEDSSPNQSAAAASDSALSKYGHDFTAQARAGNIDPVLCRDAEIDLMIDILSRRRKNNPIVVGEAGVGKSAVVEGLARRIVEQRVPEPLRDVTLWGLDLGALQAGASVKGEFEKRLKAVIDEVKHASKPIILFIDEAHTLIGAGNAAGGSDAANLLKPALARGELRTIAATTWSEYKKYFEKDPALTRRFQLVKLDAPSVEQAVHILRGLRGVYEDAHQVYIADDALKAAAALSARYLSGRQLPDKAIDVLDTACARVATALAESPRRLASLENELRQVDAEADQLWRDARAGRQPETVRLAALDVTRQQIRDSIEQLQAAWQQQKALIDQIITLRAGESQEDTSLRLEALVAQLADLQRDGALLHADVGAQQIAQVIADWTGIPAATLNSDQFHRLDKLPETLRLRVKGQNAAIDTVHRRLLTAMADLRRPGTPMGAFLLVGPSGVGKTETGLAVADALFGGEQFLTTINMSEYQEKHSVSRLLGAPPGYVGYGEGGVLTEAIRKRPYSVVLLDEVEKAHPEVLNIFYQAFDKGELADGEGRRIDCQNVLFFLTSNLGFDQDGGPLADLSTDALRDHLARFFKPALLARMQVVPFCYLDEATLGEIVESRLRRIEKQFSDRYNAPLTIEASARDELRARCLRHQNGARLLDASIDGDMLPPLSLAVLKCLASGKRFQRSTISWNGAAFDAMVE, from the coding sequence ATGATTTCCGTTGATCTGTCTGCACTGCTCGACCGGTTGCACGCCGTGGCGCGGCACGCGCTGGAGGAAGCCGGCAGTCTCTGCATCCGCCAGCATGGCGCAGAGGTCACGGTTGCCCACTTGCTGTACCAGTTCCTGGATCAACCGAAATGCGACGTGCGCTGCATTCTGGCTAACTCGGAATTGGATCCGGACGCATTGCGCGAGGCGCTTGCCAGCACGTTTCCTAAACTCGATGCCGGGCCAGGGTACGCATACCCCTCGTTCTCGCCATTGCTGCTTGAGTTGATGCAGGACGCCTGGTTACTGAGCTCGGTGGAATTGACGCAAACCGAAATCCGAACCGGCACGCTGCTGTTGGCCGCCTTGTCTAACCCGGCCCGCTACCTGCCCTTTCCCACGATCCGGTTATTCGAATCCATTAATCGCGAGACACTGCGCAAGCGTTTTCGCGAATTGCTGGCCGATTCCTCGGAAGCCCCGGTATCAGAGGATTCATCGCCAAACCAATCGGCGGCTGCGGCTTCCGACAGCGCATTGAGTAAATACGGACACGATTTCACGGCCCAGGCGCGCGCGGGAAACATCGATCCGGTTCTGTGCCGGGATGCCGAAATCGATCTGATGATCGACATTCTTTCGCGCCGCCGCAAAAACAACCCGATCGTGGTGGGTGAAGCAGGCGTGGGAAAAAGCGCCGTTGTCGAGGGCCTGGCGCGACGCATCGTCGAGCAACGCGTTCCCGAGCCGCTTCGCGATGTGACGTTGTGGGGGCTGGATCTAGGCGCCCTGCAAGCCGGCGCCTCCGTCAAAGGGGAATTCGAGAAACGCCTGAAGGCGGTCATCGACGAGGTCAAGCACGCGTCCAAGCCGATCATCCTGTTCATCGACGAGGCGCATACGTTGATCGGGGCCGGCAACGCGGCAGGCGGTAGCGACGCGGCGAATCTCTTGAAGCCTGCACTTGCGCGCGGCGAGCTACGCACGATCGCCGCCACGACCTGGTCCGAGTACAAAAAGTACTTCGAAAAAGATCCTGCGCTGACGCGGCGCTTTCAACTGGTGAAACTGGATGCGCCCAGCGTGGAGCAGGCCGTGCACATCCTGCGCGGCCTGCGCGGCGTGTATGAAGACGCTCATCAGGTCTACATCGCCGATGATGCCCTGAAGGCGGCCGCAGCGTTGTCGGCACGTTACCTGTCGGGCCGGCAATTGCCGGACAAGGCGATCGACGTTCTGGACACCGCCTGCGCCCGCGTCGCAACGGCGTTGGCCGAGTCACCGCGACGCCTCGCGTCGTTGGAGAACGAACTGCGGCAGGTTGATGCCGAGGCCGACCAGCTATGGCGGGATGCTCGTGCCGGACGACAGCCGGAAACCGTCAGACTGGCCGCGCTGGATGTGACGCGGCAGCAGATTCGGGATTCCATTGAACAGCTGCAGGCCGCCTGGCAGCAGCAGAAAGCGCTGATAGACCAGATCATCACGCTACGTGCGGGCGAGTCCCAGGAAGACACCTCGCTGCGGCTGGAAGCGCTGGTCGCGCAATTGGCCGACCTTCAACGCGACGGCGCCCTGTTGCACGCGGACGTGGGCGCCCAGCAGATTGCACAGGTGATTGCGGACTGGACCGGGATTCCCGCCGCCACCCTGAACAGCGATCAGTTTCATCGGCTGGACAAGCTGCCCGAGACGCTACGGTTACGCGTCAAGGGACAGAACGCCGCGATCGACACGGTGCACCGCCGGTTGCTGACCGCCATGGCTGACCTGCGGCGGCCCGGCACTCCCATGGGCGCGTTCCTGCTGGTGGGGCCGAGCGGGGTGGGGAAAACAGAGACGGGCCTGGCCGTCGCAGACGCACTTTTCGGCGGCGAGCAGTTTCTGACCACCATCAACATGTCGGAATACCAAGAGAAGCACTCCGTATCGCGGTTGCTGGGCGCCCCGCCGGGATATGTCGGATACGGCGAAGGCGGAGTACTGACCGAGGCCATTCGTAAACGGCCGTACTCCGTGGTGCTGCTGGACGAAGTCGAGAAGGCGCATCCCGAGGTGCTCAATATCTTCTATCAAGCCTTCGACAAAGGCGAGCTTGCCGACGGCGAAGGGCGTCGCATCGACTGCCAGAACGTGCTGTTCTTCCTGACGTCGAATCTGGGCTTCGATCAGGACGGCGGTCCGCTTGCCGACCTCAGCACCGACGCGCTGCGCGATCATCTTGCAAGATTCTTCAAGCCGGCACTGCTGGCGCGCATGCAGGTCGTTCCATTCTGTTATCTGGACGAGGCAACGCTCGGCGAAATTGTCGAAAGCCGGCTGCGGCGCATCGAAAAGCAGTTCAGCGACCGCTACAACGCGCCATTGACGATCGAGGCGTCTGCGCGGGATGAATTGCGCGCACGTTGCCTGCGTCACCAGAACGGCGCGCGGCTGCTTGATGCCAGCATCGACGGCGACATGCTGCCGCCGTTGTCGCTGGCGGTGCTGAAGTGTCTGGCCAGCGGGAAGCGGTTCCAGCGTTCCACCATCAGTTGGAACGGTGCTGCCTTCGACGCCATGGTGGAGTAA
- the tssB gene encoding type VI secretion system contractile sheath small subunit produces MASKVGSVAPKERINIRYIPATGDEQEEIELPLKVMVLGDFKGHADETPLEDRPAVQINKDTFNEVMAEAGLSLKVDVPATLEEGSESDTLSVNLQFKNIKDFGPDAIARQVPELKSLLELREALVALKGPMGNIPAFRKQIQTLLGDDSARGKLAQELDQLLAAPQA; encoded by the coding sequence ATGGCATCGAAAGTTGGTTCAGTTGCACCGAAAGAGCGGATCAATATCCGCTACATCCCCGCGACAGGCGACGAGCAGGAAGAAATCGAACTTCCGCTGAAAGTAATGGTGCTCGGAGACTTCAAGGGGCATGCCGACGAAACCCCGTTGGAAGATCGCCCCGCGGTCCAGATCAATAAGGACACCTTCAACGAAGTCATGGCCGAAGCCGGCCTGAGCCTGAAAGTCGACGTCCCGGCCACGCTCGAAGAAGGCAGCGAAAGCGACACGCTCAGCGTCAACCTGCAATTCAAGAACATCAAGGACTTCGGTCCTGACGCCATCGCCCGCCAAGTCCCCGAATTGAAGAGCCTGCTGGAACTGCGCGAAGCGCTGGTGGCGCTGAAGGGACCCATGGGGAACATCCCGGCATTCCGCAAGCAGATCCAGACCCTGCTGGGTGACGACAGCGCACGCGGCAAGTTGGCCCAGGAACTGGATCAACTCCTGGCGGCGCCGCAGGCGTGA
- the tssC gene encoding type VI secretion system contractile sheath large subunit: protein MTKAQTAEIQEQASSQPAGGLLAQIMAQTRIEPSQEGYAVAERGVAAFVSEMLKSDSREQPINKQLVDQMLAAIDRKLSKQMDAILHQPEFQQLESIWRALFDFVQRTDFRENIQVVFVPVTKDELLEDFESAADITRSGLYKQVYTAGYGQFGGQPIGCMIGNYNFGPSAPDIKLLGYLASVGAMAHAPFLGAAGPEMLNLESFEELPNLKEVKDIFEGPRFAKWRSLRESEDSRYLGLTMPRYLLRQPYDPLENPVRSFAYEETIDGDHRNYLWGNTAFLMGSRVTNSFAKFRWCPNIIGPQSGGAVEDLPMHLYESLGQLQAKIPTEVLVSDRKEFELSSEGFIPLTMRKDSDNAAFFSANSVQKPKVFQKTPEGLAAQTNYMLGTQLPYMFIINRLAHYIKVLQREQIGSWKERQDLERELNNWLRQYVADQESPTSDVRSRRPLRAARVVVQDVAGNPGWYQVALSVRPHFKYMGASFELSLVGRLDKD from the coding sequence ATGACCAAAGCCCAAACTGCCGAGATTCAAGAACAGGCCAGCAGCCAGCCCGCGGGCGGACTGCTGGCGCAGATCATGGCCCAGACCCGCATCGAGCCCAGCCAGGAAGGCTATGCGGTCGCCGAGCGCGGCGTTGCCGCATTCGTGTCCGAGATGCTCAAGTCCGACTCCCGCGAGCAGCCGATCAACAAGCAACTGGTGGACCAGATGCTTGCCGCGATCGACCGCAAGCTCAGCAAGCAGATGGATGCCATCCTTCATCAGCCGGAATTTCAGCAGCTTGAATCCATCTGGCGCGCCTTGTTCGACTTCGTGCAGCGCACGGACTTCCGGGAAAACATCCAGGTCGTGTTCGTTCCGGTCACCAAGGACGAACTGCTGGAAGACTTTGAAAGCGCTGCCGACATCACCCGCAGCGGCCTGTACAAGCAGGTATACACGGCGGGCTACGGCCAGTTCGGCGGCCAGCCGATCGGCTGCATGATCGGCAACTACAACTTCGGTCCCTCCGCGCCCGACATCAAGTTGCTGGGCTACCTCGCCTCCGTCGGCGCCATGGCGCACGCGCCCTTCCTTGGCGCGGCCGGACCCGAAATGCTCAATCTGGAATCCTTCGAAGAGCTGCCCAACCTGAAGGAAGTCAAAGACATCTTCGAAGGCCCGCGCTTTGCCAAGTGGCGCAGCCTGCGTGAATCCGAAGACTCGCGCTACCTGGGCCTGACCATGCCCCGCTACCTGCTGCGCCAGCCGTACGATCCGCTGGAAAACCCCGTGCGCAGCTTCGCCTACGAAGAAACCATCGACGGCGACCACCGCAACTACCTGTGGGGCAACACGGCATTCCTGATGGGCAGCCGGGTCACCAACAGTTTCGCCAAGTTCCGCTGGTGCCCGAACATCATCGGCCCGCAGTCCGGCGGCGCGGTCGAAGACCTGCCGATGCACCTGTACGAGTCGCTGGGACAGCTGCAGGCCAAGATCCCCACGGAAGTCCTGGTCTCCGACCGCAAAGAGTTCGAACTGTCCAGCGAAGGCTTCATTCCGCTGACCATGCGCAAAGACAGCGACAACGCCGCGTTCTTCTCGGCCAACTCGGTGCAAAAGCCCAAGGTCTTCCAAAAGACGCCCGAAGGCCTGGCCGCGCAGACCAACTACATGCTGGGCACGCAGCTTCCGTACATGTTCATCATCAACCGCCTGGCGCACTACATCAAAGTGCTGCAGCGCGAGCAGATCGGTAGCTGGAAGGAACGCCAGGACCTGGAGCGCGAGCTCAACAACTGGCTACGTCAGTATGTCGCCGACCAGGAAAGCCCCACCAGCGACGTCCGAAGCCGCCGTCCACTGCGCGCCGCGCGAGTCGTCGTGCAAGACGTCGCCGGCAATCCTGGCTGGTATCAGGTCGCGCTGTCGGTTCGCCCGCACTTCAAGTACATGGGCGCCAGCTTCGAACTGTCGCTGGTCGGCCGCCTGGACAAGGACTGA
- the tssE gene encoding type VI secretion system baseplate subunit TssE, with amino-acid sequence MPRSPGRGSLFERLDPDLPPRRNRTRQEMAAERIRAIKRQLEWILNSRQGSSQSSPGLGLRDLNDAAIGAVDLRQQVCLDIHAAVAAYEPRARVVEVRPLPGTDASLNLGFRLVCRVPVNNQEEQVEISLLFHHQGRQVRVT; translated from the coding sequence ATGCCCCGGTCCCCAGGGCGCGGAAGTCTGTTCGAACGCCTCGATCCAGATCTTCCGCCGCGGCGCAATCGCACCCGCCAGGAGATGGCGGCCGAGCGTATCCGCGCCATCAAGCGCCAATTGGAATGGATCCTCAATTCCCGCCAGGGCAGCTCGCAGAGCAGCCCTGGTTTGGGATTGCGCGATCTGAACGACGCGGCGATTGGCGCCGTGGACCTGCGCCAGCAGGTCTGTCTGGACATCCACGCCGCGGTGGCCGCCTACGAGCCACGCGCGCGCGTTGTCGAAGTCAGACCGCTTCCCGGAACGGACGCGTCGCTGAATCTCGGCTTTCGGCTGGTCTGCCGGGTGCCGGTGAACAACCAGGAAGAGCAGGTGGAAATCAGCCTGCTCTTTCACCATCAAGGCCGACAGGTCAGGGTGACCTAG
- the tssF gene encoding type VI secretion system baseplate subunit TssF: MPLKGKFREELDYLRRLRRVFARNNPQLAPFLGEEATDPDVERLMEGFAFLTAKLRLKIEDDFPELTHSLLQMLWPNYLRPLPSATIMQFEPTDHSITGRQTVPRGTSIQSRPVDGVQCQFRTCQDVSIFPFEVADVNDGHSLEKSIVRVDLATLSQNPPNTFGCDKLEFYLSGSDYTAQTLYLWLAKYLSEIRLESSGVVRHIPVNQIGFPGFQPDAALLPYPKNAMDGYRILQEYFLFPRRFYFFSLTHLLGFWPDQPATNVRIEFHFTRPMPADVRVRKDDIALYCTPAVNLFEHDAEPIRLTGKAAEHRLMPGGQRADAYEIFSIDKVDGWKNGDSAQPGEWLRTYEPFESLRHQIEHERGRTTLYYRTRLSSSLVDSGVEHRIAFVRGDDHHYIGREETVSLALTCTNRDYPLALGVGDVREGMRDTPAFVRFRNLTTPTPPYRPVLDGDLHWSLISNLSPTYLSLLSAEPLKAIIGNYDFSAHHDIQRARTTQKRLDGLQEVVSEPIDRMFKGLPIRGTRTLLKLDQNGFSCEGDLYLFGTVLSHFLSLYASLSSFHVLEAINTTNQEHYAWPMRSGTQPLI, encoded by the coding sequence ATGCCACTGAAGGGAAAATTCCGCGAGGAACTGGACTACCTGCGCCGCTTGCGGCGCGTCTTCGCACGCAACAACCCGCAGCTGGCGCCGTTTCTTGGCGAGGAAGCGACCGACCCCGACGTCGAGCGCCTGATGGAAGGCTTTGCCTTCCTGACCGCGAAGCTGCGCCTCAAGATCGAGGACGATTTTCCTGAACTGACGCACTCGCTGCTGCAAATGCTGTGGCCCAACTATCTGCGGCCCCTGCCCAGCGCCACCATCATGCAGTTCGAACCCACCGACCATTCCATCACCGGCCGCCAGACCGTGCCACGCGGCACCAGTATCCAGTCTCGGCCTGTGGACGGCGTGCAGTGCCAGTTCCGTACCTGCCAGGACGTGTCGATATTCCCGTTCGAGGTCGCCGACGTCAATGACGGCCATTCGCTGGAAAAGTCGATTGTCCGCGTCGATCTGGCCACTCTGAGCCAGAATCCGCCCAACACCTTTGGCTGCGACAAGCTCGAGTTCTACCTGAGCGGCAGCGACTACACGGCGCAGACGCTCTACCTGTGGCTGGCCAAGTACCTGAGCGAGATCCGCCTGGAATCGTCGGGCGTGGTTCGTCACATACCGGTCAACCAGATTGGTTTTCCCGGGTTCCAGCCTGATGCCGCACTGCTGCCTTACCCCAAGAACGCCATGGATGGATACCGCATCCTCCAGGAGTACTTTCTCTTTCCCAGGCGCTTCTACTTCTTCTCCCTGACGCACCTGCTCGGATTCTGGCCGGACCAGCCCGCGACCAACGTGCGCATCGAGTTCCACTTCACGCGGCCCATGCCGGCGGACGTGCGCGTACGCAAGGACGACATCGCGCTGTACTGCACGCCGGCGGTAAACCTGTTCGAACACGATGCCGAACCCATCCGCCTGACCGGCAAGGCTGCCGAGCACCGTCTCATGCCTGGTGGGCAGCGGGCCGATGCGTATGAGATCTTCAGTATCGACAAGGTCGACGGATGGAAGAACGGCGATAGCGCGCAACCCGGAGAATGGCTGCGCACCTACGAGCCCTTCGAGTCGCTGCGCCATCAGATCGAACACGAACGCGGCCGCACCACGCTGTATTACCGCACGCGCTTGTCGTCATCGCTGGTCGATTCGGGCGTCGAGCACCGCATCGCCTTCGTGCGAGGAGACGATCACCACTACATCGGGCGGGAAGAGACCGTATCGCTCGCGCTGACGTGCACCAACCGCGATTACCCGCTGGCGCTGGGTGTGGGCGATGTCCGCGAAGGAATGCGCGACACCCCGGCGTTTGTCCGCTTCAGAAATCTGACCACGCCCACGCCGCCGTACCGTCCGGTCCTGGATGGCGATCTGCACTGGAGCCTGATCTCCAACCTCTCGCCCACTTACCTATCGTTGCTGTCGGCCGAACCGCTGAAGGCGATTATCGGCAACTACGATTTTTCGGCGCATCACGATATTCAACGCGCGCGGACGACGCAAAAACGTCTGGACGGTCTGCAGGAAGTGGTCAGCGAGCCGATTGACCGGATGTTCAAGGGCCTGCCGATCCGAGGCACGCGCACCCTTTTGAAGCTGGACCAGAACGGCTTTTCCTGCGAGGGCGATCTCTACCTGTTCGGGACAGTGCTCAGCCACTTCCTGTCGCTGTACGCCAGTCTGTCGTCTTTCCACGTGCTGGAAGCGATCAACACCACCAATCAGGAGCACTACGCATGGCCCATGCGCAGCGGCACGCAGCCCCTGATCTAA
- the tssG gene encoding type VI secretion system baseplate subunit TssG, translating to MAHAQRHAAPDLSDALLAEAKRHDFFCLLERLHALHEDDLESPDSFDADHQRVLLGNHAGLGFPASDVALAERLEDHVPHQYRVQATFFGMHGTDSPLPSYYLDHLAYEAGQGVGIRPAFLDFFNHRLLTLLHQAWRKYRYYVRFRRGADDQFSRRIFALIGLKHDATRGDTPIAWSRLLSFAGAVVLRSRSPTMLAGLIAHCFDLKDVQIRDFELRYTLIDDCDRIRLGRRNGQLSESFQIGDSVRTRHCSFVIVISGLSQDRFREFLPEGENFERLRQLVVFLLRDPVPCDLELGLRQDEVPPFNLRHADGTQLGWTSFLEQPATTLPPPVRVTLRT from the coding sequence ATGGCCCATGCGCAGCGGCACGCAGCCCCTGATCTAAGTGACGCATTGCTGGCCGAGGCCAAAAGGCATGACTTCTTCTGCCTTCTGGAGCGCCTGCATGCGCTGCACGAGGACGATCTGGAATCGCCCGACAGCTTCGATGCGGATCATCAGCGCGTGCTCCTTGGCAATCACGCCGGGCTTGGCTTTCCGGCCTCCGACGTCGCCCTGGCCGAACGCCTGGAGGATCACGTTCCGCACCAGTATCGCGTGCAGGCCACGTTCTTCGGCATGCACGGCACGGATTCCCCCTTGCCCAGCTATTACCTGGATCACCTGGCCTACGAGGCCGGCCAAGGCGTGGGCATCCGGCCGGCGTTCCTGGACTTCTTCAACCATCGCCTGCTGACGCTGCTACACCAGGCCTGGCGCAAATACCGGTATTACGTCCGCTTCCGGCGCGGTGCGGACGATCAGTTCTCGCGGCGGATCTTCGCACTCATCGGCCTGAAGCATGACGCGACCCGCGGCGACACGCCGATCGCCTGGAGCCGGCTGCTGAGCTTTGCAGGCGCGGTGGTCCTGCGCAGCCGTTCGCCGACCATGCTGGCCGGGCTGATCGCGCATTGCTTCGATCTGAAGGATGTGCAGATCCGCGATTTCGAGCTGCGCTACACGCTCATCGACGACTGCGACCGCATCCGGCTCGGCCGGCGCAACGGCCAGCTCAGCGAAAGCTTCCAGATCGGCGACAGCGTCCGTACCCGGCACTGCAGCTTCGTCATCGTGATATCGGGCTTGAGCCAGGACCGCTTCCGTGAATTCCTGCCGGAAGGCGAAAACTTCGAGCGACTGCGCCAGCTTGTCGTGTTCCTGCTGCGCGACCCGGTGCCCTGCGACCTCGAACTTGGCCTGCGTCAGGACGAAGTTCCTCCCTTCAATCTTCGGCACGCCGACGGCACCCAATTGGGGTGGACCAGCTTTCTTGAGCAGCCGGCCACAACCCTCCCGCCGCCCGTCAGAGTCACTCTGCGCACATGA
- the tagH gene encoding type VI secretion system-associated FHA domain protein TagH, translating to MFDTAGGTIGANGADWILHDRSGRVQSIHCEVRYEDGSYFVIDRCGQTRVNDQMDPLGTLVGARLRGGDILHVGPYRLTVNLDGETYNLPDPARHLAEHDVAELLGTSNEPIDVLPHHRDDALAPNQTPDPGWHEFDALSEPSPQGRLDPLLALEEAARSDSALSSSAAVLDSRNYGQTQLAAQADLSTTRFEAVSGSPLHAFGDPPMSGHPPSSAAPGASDQWIQNQFNQTGDAAGLVAPLVEGLGAPVGALDPHAAHTLLFEAGTTLAALIRGLAALNSTPEGKGLALAKRTLQPIEDNPLRLAQTYPETVRALFSRDRSMVHLSPTAAVEESLEQIGEQHRAMLKAVAAGLNALLQAFAPDQLERRFARYRSGQHSEALPGDWAWQMYRHYYEELKSSRQQGFDKLFWEVFDQAYDQALRKEEP from the coding sequence ATGTTTGACACCGCAGGCGGCACGATCGGCGCCAACGGCGCGGACTGGATCCTGCATGACCGGTCCGGCCGCGTGCAATCCATTCACTGCGAGGTCCGCTACGAAGACGGCAGCTACTTCGTCATTGACCGCTGCGGTCAGACACGAGTGAACGACCAGATGGACCCGCTGGGCACGCTCGTCGGCGCCCGGCTGCGCGGCGGAGACATCCTGCATGTCGGACCCTATCGCCTGACGGTCAACCTGGATGGCGAGACCTACAACCTGCCCGACCCAGCCCGGCATCTCGCTGAACATGACGTAGCCGAGCTGCTGGGGACGTCGAATGAACCTATCGACGTCTTGCCCCACCACCGCGACGATGCGCTTGCGCCGAACCAGACGCCCGATCCCGGCTGGCACGAGTTCGACGCGTTGTCGGAGCCCTCGCCGCAAGGACGGCTGGACCCTTTGCTGGCGCTTGAAGAGGCCGCCCGGTCGGATTCCGCCTTGTCCAGCAGCGCCGCCGTGCTGGATTCCCGGAATTACGGGCAAACCCAGCTGGCCGCGCAGGCCGACCTGTCCACCACCCGATTCGAAGCCGTTTCCGGCTCCCCTTTGCATGCCTTCGGAGATCCCCCCATGTCGGGACACCCCCCTTCTTCTGCAGCCCCTGGCGCGTCCGATCAATGGATCCAGAATCAGTTCAATCAGACTGGCGACGCGGCAGGCCTTGTAGCGCCGCTGGTCGAAGGCCTGGGCGCACCGGTCGGTGCATTGGACCCCCATGCCGCGCACACCCTGCTGTTCGAGGCCGGCACCACCCTCGCCGCGCTCATCCGCGGTCTCGCCGCGCTGAACAGCACACCTGAAGGCAAGGGACTGGCGTTAGCCAAACGCACCCTGCAACCCATCGAAGACAATCCGCTGCGTCTCGCGCAGACCTACCCCGAAACCGTGCGCGCCCTCTTTTCGCGGGATCGCAGCATGGTTCACCTGTCGCCCACTGCCGCCGTCGAGGAATCGCTGGAGCAGATCGGCGAGCAGCATCGTGCGATGCTCAAGGCAGTTGCAGCGGGCCTGAACGCATTGCTGCAGGCATTCGCGCCCGACCAGCTTGAACGCCGCTTCGCCAGGTACCGGTCTGGCCAACACTCCGAGGCATTGCCCGGCGATTGGGCATGGCAGATGTACCGCCATTACTACGAAGAACTGAAGTCCAGCCGGCAGCAGGGTTTCGACAAGCTGTTCTGGGAGGTCTTTGACCAGGCCTACGATCAGGCCCTGCGCAAGGAAGAACCATGA
- the tssJ gene encoding type VI secretion system lipoprotein TssJ: MRPAVGLLCIAALLSGCTTVGNVLTKTGQVLMDPGIQVGPPEDQPTQVALSLYATKDVNPNPVAEPAVDLAPAALDERSFSVNVHGESREDLVHSLQTLLDHLHQEASAAAASEDGTSTLVRSGFTKVFKPRSVAVSPALDRLWADTVTTSRVPFPVQWQLRQGDDAQKSTAATGEVAGGYDVDVALGQYRDGVPLAPAAALAAADHVNATPIAFRVIQLKDDSLLENADPDLVRNAPKKALGSTYIKADDYMLAPGQFKFINYHELDEDTHYVAVVAAFNAPDAQRWYDVLRVEPRSRKYALLVTLQDTRVAITDENYRPERAAPRARNQARKNP; encoded by the coding sequence ATGAGGCCAGCAGTTGGACTCTTGTGCATCGCGGCGTTGCTGTCCGGCTGCACCACGGTCGGAAACGTGCTCACGAAGACGGGGCAGGTCCTGATGGATCCCGGCATTCAGGTAGGGCCGCCCGAGGATCAGCCGACGCAAGTGGCCTTGAGTCTGTACGCCACCAAAGACGTGAATCCCAATCCCGTGGCCGAGCCGGCCGTGGATCTGGCGCCGGCTGCGCTGGATGAACGGTCGTTCTCGGTCAATGTGCACGGCGAATCGCGCGAAGACCTGGTCCACAGTCTGCAGACATTGCTCGACCACTTGCATCAAGAGGCCTCGGCGGCAGCGGCTTCTGAAGACGGCACGAGCACGTTGGTCAGGTCCGGTTTCACCAAGGTCTTCAAGCCGCGATCCGTCGCCGTGAGTCCCGCGCTTGATCGCCTGTGGGCGGACACGGTGACGACGAGCCGGGTTCCCTTCCCTGTGCAGTGGCAACTGCGCCAGGGCGACGACGCGCAAAAGTCGACTGCCGCCACTGGCGAAGTCGCGGGCGGCTACGACGTGGATGTGGCCCTGGGTCAATACCGCGACGGGGTCCCCCTGGCGCCCGCGGCGGCACTCGCCGCCGCAGATCACGTCAACGCCACGCCCATCGCCTTTCGCGTGATTCAGCTCAAGGACGATTCGCTGCTGGAGAACGCCGACCCCGACCTGGTCCGCAACGCCCCGAAGAAGGCGTTGGGAAGCACGTACATCAAGGCCGACGACTACATGCTCGCGCCCGGTCAATTCAAGTTCATCAACTATCACGAGCTGGACGAAGACACGCATTACGTCGCCGTCGTCGCAGCCTTCAACGCACCCGACGCGCAACGTTGGTACGACGTTCTCCGGGTGGAACCGCGCAGCCGCAAGTACGCCCTGCTGGTCACCCTGCAAGACACCCGCGTCGCCATCACCGACGAAAACTACCGGCCCGAAAGGGCCGCTCCACGCGCCCGCAATCAAGCGAGAAAAAATCCATGA